One Malania oleifera isolate guangnan ecotype guangnan chromosome 10, ASM2987363v1, whole genome shotgun sequence genomic region harbors:
- the LOC131166853 gene encoding protein IQ-DOMAIN 17-like — MGKKGGGTSWLTAVKRAFRSPTKETDKRSNRRREENDQEEDEEKKREKRRWIFRKPSNLEVTTLPKNVTAVGTSGGAASENHVPAAAVKAAEKGHSIAFAVATAAAAVAAAQEAVEVARLTGPSTYARAYYAAIVIQTAFRGYLARRALRALKGLVKLQALVRGHNVRKQAKMTLRCMQALVRVQARVLDQRLRLSHEGSRKSTCSIWESRYLQEIAERKSLSRDGGSLPDDWDDRPHTIEEVKAMLQSRREAAFKGEKNLFHPLSQQQMRKSGNSSMGNEDEQEEQPCRWLEGYWRATNTKPWEGRGRTSTYQRLDPIIKTVEIDTSQPYSYLPTNYRRSNQCHHYQRPTSFSALSPLHRAHRCPVTPSPSKPKPVQVHSASPRCGTNDGSYRTAQTPSLRSNYYYNGGFHHHPRGPITTASLPNYMAATESAKARVRSQSAPRQRPSTPERERGGSVKKRLSFPAPDAYGGGTGYGGYGYSLRSPSFKSAVSGRGGGGHLGMEQQSNYSSCCTESLGGEISPSSTGDIRKWFR; from the exons ATGGGGAAGAAGGGAGGAGGTACCTCATGGTTAACTGCTGTGAAGAGGGCTTTCAGATCTCCTACCAAAGAGACTGACAAGAGAAGTAACAGAAGGAGAGAAGAGAATGATCAAGAAGAGGATGAAGAGAAG AAGAGAGAGAAGCGAAGATGGATTTTCCGAAAACCCTCCAATCTAGAGGTGACGACGCTGCCGAAGAATGTCACTGCTGTTGGCACCAGCGGTGGTGCTGCTTCGGAGAACCATGTTCCCGCAGCCGCTGTCAAGGCTGCGGAGAAAGGGCATTCCATTGCATTCGCCGTCGCGACCGCCGCCGCTGCGGTGGCCGCAGCACAGGAAGCTGTGGAGGTGGCCCGGCTCACGGGGCCTTCTACGTACGCCAGGGCGTATTACGCTGCCATTGTTATCCAGACAGCTTTCAGAGGGTATCTG GCAAGGAGAGCTCTTCGTGCGCTGAAAGGGCTGGTGAAGCTGCAAGCTTTGGTAAGAGGTCACAATGTTAGAAAGCAGGCGAAGATGACCCTGCGATGCATGCAAGCTCTGGTTCGAGTGCAGGCTCGGGTGCTGGATCAACGCTTGAGGCTGTCGCACGAAGGCAGCAGAAAGTCCACTTGTAGCATATGGGAGTCGAGATATCTTCAGGAAATTGCCGAGAGGAAGTCCCTT TCGAGAGATGGAGGCAGCCTCCCAGACGATTGGGATGATCGCCCCCACACAATTGAAGAAGTTAAAGCAATGTTGCAAAGCAGAAGGGAAGCTgctttcaaaggggagaagaacttATTTCACCCACTCTCTCAACAGCAg ATGAGGAAAAGTGGAAACTCATCAATGGGCAACGAAGACGAACAGGAAGAACAGCCCTGCAGGTGGCTAGAAGGGTACTGGAGGGCCACAAACACAAAGCCATGGGAAGGCAGGGGAAGAACTTCCACCTATCAAAGACTAGACCCCATCATCAAAACCGTGGAAATCGACACCTCCCAACCTTACTCCTATTTACCCACAAACTACCGAAGATCAAATCAATGCCACCACTACCAAAGGCCCACTTCATTCTCCGCCCTATCTCCTCTCCACAGAGCCCACCGCTGCCCCGTCACGCCCTCCCCCTCCAAACCAAAGCCTGTCCAAGTCCACTCCGCCAGCCCCCGCTGCGGAACCAACGATGGAAGCTACCGCACCGCCCAAACCCCCAGCTTAAGGTCCAATTACTACTACAACGGTGGGTTCCACCACCACCCGAGGGGTCCGATCACGACCGCATCATTGCCCAATTACATGGCGGCGACGGAGTCGGCGAAGGCCAGGGTCCGGTCGCAGAGCGCGCCGAGGCAGCGGCCCTCGACGCCGGAGAGGGAGCGCGGCGGGTCGGTGAAGAAGCGCCTATCGTTTCCGGCGCCAGACGCGTACGGCGGCGGAACGGGGTACGGAGGTTACGGATACAGTTTGAGGAGTCCGAGCTTTAAGAGTGCGGTGAGCGGCCGCGGAGGGGGAGGGCATTTGGGGATGGAACAGCAGTCCAACTATTCTTCTTGCTGCACGGAGAGCCTTGGGGGTGAGATTTCTCCTTCTTCGACGGGTGACATTAGAAAGTGGTTTAggtga